Proteins co-encoded in one Nitrospira sp. genomic window:
- a CDS encoding inorganic phosphate transporter, translating into MDLSVLTFLLILLLSFANGTNDVSKAIATLVGSGVTNYRTAIIWGTWWTMIGAATAAFVASAMVKTFSSGLIEPGLAIPSSLAPAILSGAVLWVLFASKTGLPVSTTHALTGSLVGAGLMAFGTEGLIWDTVSKKIALPLLLSPFLSFAVSCLAHPLLRLVANRWEGLCVCVLPSHRALVTIDAQGCTRTLFQAGGLGVPIASVPSQCDRAGLSGPTLGLDSIHWLSSGLTSLARGMNDAPKIAAMLLLGSLQAGWPSVALQLLVFAGVAIAMGIGSYWGGRRVTEVLAEDVTTMNHVEGLSANLTTSSLVLLSGSLGLPVSTTHLSSSAIIGIGLLKGSSAVRWTTVREMILAWIVTLPAAALLACLAYIVLTRVL; encoded by the coding sequence ATGGACCTGTCAGTCCTCACATTTCTCTTGATCCTCCTGCTCTCCTTTGCGAACGGCACGAATGACGTGTCAAAGGCCATCGCCACATTGGTCGGCAGCGGCGTCACAAACTATCGAACTGCCATCATCTGGGGCACATGGTGGACGATGATCGGAGCTGCCACTGCGGCGTTCGTGGCCAGCGCGATGGTCAAGACGTTCAGCAGCGGGCTCATCGAACCAGGCCTCGCCATCCCCTCTTCCCTAGCTCCGGCAATCCTAAGTGGTGCTGTGCTCTGGGTGCTCTTTGCCTCAAAGACCGGACTTCCGGTCTCTACCACCCATGCCTTGACCGGCTCGCTCGTGGGAGCCGGCCTCATGGCGTTTGGAACCGAGGGCTTGATCTGGGACACGGTTTCAAAAAAGATCGCGCTTCCTTTATTGCTGAGCCCCTTCCTTTCGTTCGCGGTCTCGTGCCTGGCTCACCCTCTTCTGCGCCTGGTTGCGAACCGATGGGAAGGCCTCTGTGTCTGTGTCCTGCCAAGCCATCGCGCTCTCGTCACGATCGACGCACAGGGGTGCACCCGGACCCTATTTCAGGCCGGAGGTCTCGGCGTACCGATCGCGTCGGTGCCCTCGCAATGCGACCGCGCAGGCCTGTCCGGCCCAACGCTTGGCCTCGACTCCATCCACTGGCTCTCAAGCGGGCTGACGTCCCTGGCCCGAGGTATGAACGATGCGCCAAAGATTGCCGCGATGCTGTTACTCGGAAGTCTCCAGGCTGGCTGGCCCAGTGTGGCTCTGCAACTGCTCGTGTTTGCCGGTGTGGCGATCGCCATGGGAATCGGCAGCTATTGGGGTGGGCGCCGCGTCACGGAAGTGCTTGCGGAAGATGTGACGACGATGAATCATGTGGAAGGATTGTCCGCCAATCTCACAACCTCTTCGCTCGTGCTTCTCTCCGGATCGCTTGGCCTGCCGGTCTCAACCACCCACCTCAGCAGCTCCGCGATCATCGGTATTGGTCTGTTGAAAGGATCGTCCGCCGTCCGCTGGACTACTGTGCGGGAAATGATCCTTGCATGGATAGTGACGCTCCCTGCCGCTGCGCTCCTAGCTTGTCTGGCCTATATTGTCCTGACCAGGGTCCTATAG
- a CDS encoding radical SAM/Cys-rich domain protein, whose amino-acid sequence MPLTLLGRSNPLASAAEQLRILDQPSGSPPFDLRLTQAGMFPLRASGITVFQINVGKLCNQTCRHCHVDAGPDRPETMSLETAEHCMRALAKTDIPTVDITGGAPELNPLFRWLVEQSRRLGRHVMDRCNLSVLLLPSQADLAEFLAHHQVEIIASLPSYRASQTDAQRGDGIFEKSMEALRLLNRFGYGRSDSGLALNLVYNPVGAFLPPKQESIEAQFKKELRTRHGIEFNRLYTITNMPISRFLEFLLESGNYDQYMTRLANAFSPTAAAGVMCRYTLSVGWDGRLYDCDFNQMLELPVDHGAPSYIRDFDPDQLHHRQIVTRNHCFGCTAGSGSSCSGTTA is encoded by the coding sequence ATGCCACTCACGTTGCTTGGCCGAAGCAACCCCCTCGCCTCAGCGGCTGAACAACTCCGTATCCTCGATCAACCGAGCGGTTCTCCACCGTTCGACCTGCGACTCACCCAAGCTGGAATGTTCCCTCTGCGTGCGAGCGGCATCACGGTCTTCCAAATCAATGTCGGTAAGCTCTGTAACCAGACCTGCCGCCACTGCCACGTGGATGCCGGGCCGGATCGTCCTGAAACGATGTCCTTAGAAACGGCAGAGCACTGTATGCGGGCTCTGGCGAAGACGGACATTCCCACAGTGGATATCACAGGTGGCGCGCCGGAGCTGAATCCCCTTTTTCGCTGGCTCGTCGAACAATCCCGCAGGCTTGGTCGGCATGTGATGGATCGCTGCAATCTGTCCGTGTTGCTGCTTCCTTCCCAGGCGGATCTCGCGGAATTCCTGGCTCACCACCAGGTGGAAATCATCGCCTCGCTTCCGTCGTACCGTGCCAGCCAAACTGATGCACAACGAGGCGACGGCATTTTTGAGAAATCGATGGAGGCACTTCGTCTGCTGAACCGGTTCGGCTATGGCCGTTCGGATAGCGGGCTCGCCCTGAACTTGGTCTACAATCCCGTCGGCGCGTTCCTGCCTCCAAAGCAGGAATCGATCGAAGCACAGTTTAAGAAAGAATTGCGGACCCGGCATGGGATCGAGTTCAACCGGCTCTACACGATCACCAACATGCCAATCAGCCGGTTCCTGGAGTTCCTCCTCGAAAGCGGCAACTATGATCAATATATGACGCGCCTGGCCAATGCGTTCAGCCCGACTGCAGCCGCCGGCGTCATGTGCCGGTACACGTTGTCCGTCGGATGGGACGGCAGACTCTACGACTGTGACTTCAACCAGATGCTCGAACTCCCGGTTGATCACGGAGCGCCGTCGTATATCCGCGACTTTGATCCTGATCAACTCCACCATCGCCAGATCGTCACGCGCAACCATTGCTTCGGTTGCACGGCCGGCTCCGGTTCATCCTGTAGCGGGACTACTGCTTAG
- a CDS encoding methyltransferase domain-containing protein: MPIDDITHKVSERYAKAASTGEEMCCPTSYDMGHLKTFIPEAVLKISYGCGTPAGLKTVQAGETVLDIGSGGGIDCFEASRLVGPTGRVIGIDMTDTMLEIARTHAAGVATNLGYPTSNVEFRKGLADAMPVDEGTIDLIISNCVINLAPDKRKVFQEMYRVAKPGGRFTISDIVSDHIVPQYLVHDTPKWGDCLSGALTLTDYMNDMTAAGFLGIHLVKFSPWRIIDGIHFFSVTLTGYKLPPAPATSSFQYATLRGPFSRVVVEGGAAYRRGISQPITSDEALLLSTPPFAEHFLLAAEPVTFDNHDPRWTAIFPADAPCTWQGHYALLAGPFVEAADDDHHVYRRGEPLEICSKTVTVLESEGYQPHFVILNRAGNRVSGEAVTCSPNGGCC; encoded by the coding sequence ATGCCGATTGATGACATCACACACAAGGTCAGTGAGCGCTATGCCAAAGCCGCCAGTACCGGCGAAGAGATGTGCTGCCCCACCAGCTACGACATGGGACATCTCAAAACCTTCATTCCTGAAGCAGTACTCAAGATCTCCTATGGATGCGGCACACCGGCAGGTCTCAAGACGGTGCAGGCCGGTGAGACAGTCTTGGACATTGGGTCGGGCGGCGGGATTGATTGCTTTGAGGCCTCCCGCTTGGTGGGTCCCACAGGCCGCGTGATCGGAATCGACATGACCGATACGATGCTGGAGATTGCCCGAACACATGCAGCGGGCGTGGCCACGAATCTGGGCTATCCCACCTCGAACGTGGAGTTTCGCAAAGGCCTGGCGGATGCAATGCCCGTAGACGAAGGGACGATCGACCTGATCATCTCGAATTGCGTCATCAACCTGGCACCGGATAAGCGGAAGGTGTTTCAGGAAATGTATCGAGTTGCCAAGCCCGGCGGACGGTTCACCATCTCAGACATCGTGTCCGATCACATCGTGCCGCAGTACCTTGTCCATGACACCCCAAAATGGGGAGACTGTTTATCCGGCGCCTTGACGCTCACCGACTACATGAACGACATGACGGCAGCCGGCTTTCTTGGTATTCATCTGGTGAAATTTTCGCCCTGGCGCATCATCGATGGCATCCATTTCTTTTCCGTGACGCTGACCGGGTACAAGCTACCTCCGGCACCAGCGACTTCCTCATTCCAATATGCGACCCTTCGTGGCCCCTTCAGCCGGGTCGTGGTTGAAGGAGGCGCAGCGTATCGGCGTGGCATATCACAGCCGATCACGTCGGATGAGGCACTGTTGTTGAGCACCCCTCCCTTCGCTGAACACTTTCTCTTGGCCGCAGAGCCTGTGACGTTCGACAACCATGACCCACGTTGGACGGCTATCTTCCCGGCTGATGCCCCATGCACCTGGCAAGGCCATTATGCGTTGCTGGCCGGTCCCTTCGTTGAAGCAGCCGATGACGATCACCATGTCTATCGCCGCGGCGAGCCGCTAGAAATCTGTTCCAAAACAGTGACTGTTCTGGAGAGCGAGGGGTATCAGCCTCACTTTGTCATTTTGAATCGAGCCGGGAATCGCGTCAGCGGTGAAGCCGTCACCTGTTCTCCAAATGGAGGCTGCTGCTAG
- a CDS encoding 4-oxalocrotonate tautomerase: MPLWKVYHPVGAFTAEDKKALAQRVTAVYASIPIPKFYVVFVYEEMAENSCYVGGELHNKFIRFKIDQIARTVPGPVLREWWVRTLDTVIAPFVKDRGYDWEVSIDETPCDLWSLQGELAPPFESVAEKRWVKENKASAYTLAEKLPVNLVLTPGVADR; the protein is encoded by the coding sequence ATGCCATTATGGAAAGTCTATCATCCTGTCGGAGCGTTCACAGCGGAGGATAAGAAGGCACTGGCCCAACGGGTAACGGCAGTGTATGCCAGTATCCCGATCCCGAAGTTCTACGTGGTGTTCGTCTATGAGGAGATGGCGGAAAACTCATGCTATGTGGGTGGGGAACTACACAACAAGTTTATTCGGTTCAAGATCGACCAGATCGCCAGAACGGTACCAGGGCCGGTGCTCCGAGAGTGGTGGGTCAGGACACTTGATACCGTCATTGCCCCGTTCGTCAAGGACAGGGGGTATGACTGGGAGGTGTCCATCGACGAAACACCCTGCGACCTCTGGTCTCTTCAAGGAGAACTGGCCCCGCCGTTCGAATCGGTAGCAGAAAAGCGGTGGGTCAAGGAAAATAAAGCGAGTGCCTATACCTTGGCGGAAAAGCTCCCCGTCAATCTTGTTCTCACTCCCGGAGTCGCGGACCGATAG
- a CDS encoding helix-turn-helix transcriptional regulator, translating into MTFKRSSCPITNVLDLLGDKWTLLVIRDVVLGKRRYQEFLASPEAMASNILAERLNRLLAAGLIRRHAYQRNPVRYEYRLTKRGEGLEPILEAIIVWGKKQYPGTKKFPRVRASETRTPHARNLKPQKA; encoded by the coding sequence ATGACATTCAAACGCTCATCCTGCCCGATCACCAATGTTCTGGATCTCCTCGGGGATAAGTGGACGTTGCTGGTGATTCGCGATGTGGTCTTGGGCAAACGACGCTATCAGGAGTTCTTAGCCTCACCGGAAGCCATGGCATCAAACATCTTGGCGGAGCGATTAAACAGATTACTGGCTGCCGGCCTGATCCGTCGGCATGCCTATCAACGAAATCCCGTTCGCTACGAATATCGCTTGACCAAGAGAGGAGAGGGTTTGGAACCAATCCTAGAGGCGATCATTGTCTGGGGAAAGAAACAGTACCCGGGTACCAAAAAATTCCCCCGAGTCCGGGCATCGGAAACGCGGACACCGCATGCACGCAACCTCAAACCGCAGAAGGCATGA
- a CDS encoding ATP-dependent DNA helicase RecQ, translating into MNDLTRQLNERFGFMTFRPGQEDVIRAVSAGRDAMAVMPTGQGKSLCYQLPATLLPGLTLVISPLIALMQDQVTAMKQRKISAAAFHSSLTGLEKNRVTQDLQERRLQLLYVAPERMQHEGFLRLLRSLWVSLLVVDEAHCISQWGHDFRPDYLKIGRLRQELTNPPCLALTATATARVQVDLCQRLSLRDPFRLVAGFRRANLALSVHLCQSRQEKLATLERVVGKTEKGTILVYCATRRGVEEVAAWLGHSYPAVSYYHAGLSDEERRMVHEEFRRGTVRILAATNAFGMGIDKPDVRLVVHFDIPGSLEAYYQEVGRAGRDGRPAACALLFHERDLATQEYFIEQASKDPEGTDRAGRMKTLLQEMLGYVSTSTCRQLAILEYFSDDAERALGPCGLCDRCVTPAQQPGRLISHKTEVSAKAILETVSWCMERFGMGRIVDMLRGSRSKALLAYGAENCPTYGICRAQTKPVVTGLVKNLIQSGYLRIEGTEYPTLELTSKGREVLQGVCAVALPQREDPQADVSVDKPRRSSAVFVGIAQASVPDRQLVERLRQLRSELAEEEGVAPFLIFHDKTLKAIAGYKPGTPAALLEIPGIGEMKAERYGRRVLAVVNGDQ; encoded by the coding sequence GTGAATGATCTGACTCGACAGCTCAATGAACGGTTTGGGTTTATGACGTTTCGGCCTGGCCAGGAAGACGTCATTCGCGCCGTGTCGGCGGGGCGCGATGCGATGGCGGTTATGCCAACGGGGCAGGGGAAGTCGCTCTGTTACCAATTGCCGGCGACCCTGCTCCCTGGGTTGACGCTGGTAATTTCTCCGCTTATCGCGTTGATGCAAGATCAAGTGACGGCCATGAAGCAGCGGAAGATTTCTGCGGCGGCGTTTCACTCCAGCCTCACTGGGTTAGAAAAGAATCGCGTAACGCAGGATCTCCAGGAGCGGCGGCTGCAGTTGCTCTACGTGGCGCCGGAACGGATGCAACACGAGGGATTTCTCCGGTTGTTGCGTTCCCTCTGGGTGTCGTTGTTGGTGGTCGACGAAGCACACTGCATTTCCCAGTGGGGCCATGATTTTCGGCCCGATTATCTCAAGATTGGCCGCCTGCGGCAGGAGCTCACAAATCCTCCCTGTTTGGCGTTGACTGCCACGGCTACCGCTCGTGTGCAGGTGGATCTGTGCCAACGGTTGTCGCTTCGTGATCCCTTCCGACTCGTCGCAGGGTTTCGTCGAGCGAATCTGGCCCTGTCCGTTCATCTTTGCCAGTCCCGCCAGGAGAAATTAGCGACGCTGGAACGCGTGGTTGGCAAAACGGAGAAGGGGACGATCCTGGTCTATTGCGCGACCCGCCGGGGCGTGGAGGAGGTGGCTGCATGGCTGGGACACTCGTATCCGGCAGTCAGCTATTACCACGCTGGTCTTTCGGATGAGGAACGACGGATGGTCCATGAGGAGTTTCGTCGAGGAACGGTCCGAATCCTGGCCGCGACGAATGCCTTCGGCATGGGCATCGATAAGCCGGACGTTCGTTTGGTCGTCCATTTCGACATTCCTGGAAGTCTCGAGGCCTATTACCAGGAGGTGGGGCGTGCCGGTCGCGATGGACGGCCCGCGGCGTGTGCGTTGTTGTTCCATGAGCGTGATCTGGCCACGCAAGAATACTTTATCGAGCAGGCATCAAAAGATCCTGAGGGCACGGATCGCGCTGGGCGAATGAAGACGCTTCTTCAAGAAATGTTGGGGTATGTTTCGACGTCGACCTGTCGGCAGCTCGCGATTCTTGAGTATTTCAGCGACGACGCCGAGCGGGCGTTAGGCCCATGCGGCCTGTGCGATCGTTGTGTCACGCCAGCGCAACAACCTGGCCGCTTGATCTCCCACAAAACCGAAGTTTCCGCGAAGGCCATCTTGGAAACCGTGTCCTGGTGTATGGAGCGGTTCGGCATGGGCCGCATCGTCGACATGCTTCGTGGAAGTCGTTCGAAGGCGCTGTTGGCCTATGGTGCAGAAAACTGTCCGACCTACGGTATCTGTCGGGCTCAGACCAAGCCCGTTGTGACTGGTCTGGTGAAGAATCTCATTCAGTCAGGGTATCTTCGCATCGAGGGTACCGAGTATCCCACGCTCGAATTGACGTCCAAGGGGCGAGAGGTACTGCAAGGGGTTTGTGCGGTAGCATTGCCACAGCGAGAGGACCCTCAGGCCGATGTATCGGTGGACAAGCCACGTCGCTCGTCTGCTGTCTTTGTAGGCATCGCTCAGGCGTCAGTGCCGGATCGACAACTGGTTGAACGGCTTAGGCAACTCCGTTCTGAACTGGCCGAGGAAGAGGGCGTGGCGCCGTTCCTGATTTTTCACGATAAAACGTTGAAGGCCATTGCAGGCTACAAGCCGGGGACGCCGGCAGCCTTGTTAGAGATTCCGGGTATCGGTGAGATGAAAGCAGAACGCTATGGCCGGCGGGTGTTGGCTGTGGTCAATGGAGATCAATAA
- a CDS encoding DUF2868 domain-containing protein translates to MTPAQLAKVLLVQACEEHDPDHKFILRYEREPPRHGNDPRDRTVAEDPMRAGDARVIERAEHIVNRLTHKHPVFNSAFAVLRIKTPVTLLIGCALVGGFLADPIGPAGHINLLNFPLLTLLLWHAVAYIGLLYSMVVPRPSRDRSQPGLPGLVEWLLGLVVKGRLSRLRSDRAQSSDEQQWIAASLATYAARLLHSSRELLLTHARSLLHVAAAALAIGVIVGLYLRGFSFLYKAGWDSTFIEAEGVHTFLSILFAPAGWFLGIPMPGVEAIADLRGTARGNAAIWIHFWAMTTVLFIVLPRTLLAVTAWMGKTRQAADVQLPSDEPYFRRLLNPYRGKGSLVEVLAYSHRVKEADDRLLAFLSDAFGVLADIHMGHSVQYGEPPPQFPTDPDRGLCAVVLFNVAQAPEETHSEFLEELKTMVRGKGRPNMLLVLLDCEAYTQIDHEKRLRERCQAWVTLAKECGLQALKYRDPSGPPEGELGALSDSLWPGDFRGTQ, encoded by the coding sequence ATGACGCCTGCCCAACTTGCTAAGGTGCTACTGGTTCAGGCTTGCGAAGAACATGACCCGGACCACAAGTTTATCTTGCGGTACGAACGGGAGCCGCCTCGCCATGGAAACGATCCAAGAGACCGCACGGTCGCAGAGGATCCAATGCGGGCTGGTGACGCTCGGGTTATTGAACGGGCCGAGCACATTGTCAATCGACTGACGCACAAGCATCCTGTGTTCAACTCAGCTTTCGCCGTCTTACGGATCAAGACTCCGGTCACGCTGCTGATCGGCTGTGCCCTGGTGGGAGGCTTCCTCGCCGACCCTATCGGACCAGCTGGCCACATTAACCTTCTGAATTTCCCCCTTCTCACTCTCCTGCTCTGGCATGCGGTGGCCTATATCGGGTTGCTCTACAGCATGGTTGTACCCCGACCGTCACGAGATCGGTCGCAGCCAGGTCTGCCGGGGTTGGTGGAATGGCTCTTGGGACTGGTCGTGAAGGGACGGCTCAGCCGACTTCGGTCTGATCGCGCACAAAGTTCCGACGAACAGCAATGGATTGCAGCATCCCTCGCGACCTACGCGGCACGCCTGCTTCACAGTAGCCGTGAATTGCTGCTCACCCATGCCCGCAGCCTGCTTCATGTGGCTGCGGCAGCACTGGCGATAGGTGTGATTGTGGGGCTCTACCTGCGTGGTTTCAGTTTTCTGTACAAGGCGGGATGGGACAGCACGTTCATAGAGGCTGAGGGAGTCCACACCTTTCTCTCTATCCTTTTCGCACCGGCTGGTTGGTTCTTGGGGATCCCGATGCCTGGCGTGGAAGCCATCGCCGACCTACGCGGTACGGCCAGGGGTAATGCGGCGATCTGGATTCATTTCTGGGCGATGACCACGGTGCTGTTCATCGTTCTCCCGCGAACCCTGCTCGCCGTGACTGCATGGATGGGCAAGACCCGACAGGCCGCCGATGTCCAGCTGCCGAGCGATGAACCGTATTTTCGGCGTCTCCTGAATCCCTATCGAGGAAAGGGGTCGCTTGTGGAGGTATTGGCCTATAGCCATCGTGTGAAGGAGGCCGATGATCGGCTTCTGGCATTCCTCAGCGACGCTTTCGGCGTTCTGGCGGACATTCACATGGGGCACTCAGTCCAGTACGGCGAGCCTCCTCCACAATTTCCAACCGATCCCGATCGCGGTCTTTGTGCCGTGGTCCTGTTCAATGTGGCCCAGGCTCCCGAGGAAACACACAGCGAATTTTTGGAGGAGCTAAAAACCATGGTTCGAGGTAAAGGCCGACCCAACATGCTGCTGGTTCTATTGGATTGCGAAGCCTATACGCAGATCGACCATGAAAAGCGGTTGAGGGAACGATGCCAGGCTTGGGTGACGCTGGCGAAAGAGTGCGGACTCCAGGCCCTGAAATACCGAGACCCTTCCGGACCGCCGGAGGGGGAACTGGGAGCCTTGTCCGATAGTTTGTGGCCTGGTGATTTTCGAGGAACACAATGA
- a CDS encoding DUF3482 domain-containing protein codes for MSVEKSQIALSLISHTNIGKTTLARTLLRKDIGLVADRAHVTLENQKYTVLETDVGESLQLWDTPGFPNCQKILSRLQGAKNPIVRIVTEVWDRFRDRPSWCAQQAVLNVQQEADVVLYLVNATEEPSMAGYIAPELQLLEWIGKPVIVLLNQTGPPRDRAEQQCLEQPWKDYFARYGFVRGVHSLDAFSRCWVQEGILFETIQSLLPSHDRQLMNRLFTVWQTANLTVFHAAMEQWAMLVSRAAKSRVMTRGDGSPMEMQKQQAVDGLLKDLVNEVGTTTKGVIALHGLEGNAIGVIQARMEHVEVQRGSQSRGDATLSGTAIGGIGGALTSGAYAGLHLDAATGGVSMGLFTVAGAVVGGVLGFLGGEAWAERRAGSIPTPVTWSDEYLDLLVQDVIIRYLAIAHFGRGQGQYVADPEDPRFWIENVKTLVSKHHTTLHDVWARLRGQDLVAKTEEQSTQLTALLTSITLKLLWSTYPASKRFLNRLG; via the coding sequence ATGAGTGTCGAGAAATCGCAGATCGCCCTTTCTTTGATTTCCCATACGAATATCGGAAAGACCACGCTGGCTAGAACCCTGCTCCGGAAGGATATCGGCCTCGTCGCCGATCGGGCTCATGTCACGCTTGAGAATCAAAAGTACACGGTGTTGGAAACGGACGTAGGGGAGTCTCTCCAGCTCTGGGACACGCCCGGCTTTCCCAACTGCCAAAAGATCCTCTCGCGGTTACAGGGGGCCAAGAATCCGATCGTACGGATTGTGACGGAAGTGTGGGATCGATTTCGTGACCGGCCTTCATGGTGTGCTCAACAGGCGGTGTTGAATGTCCAGCAAGAGGCGGACGTCGTTCTCTACCTGGTGAATGCGACCGAAGAACCGAGCATGGCCGGATACATCGCGCCGGAACTGCAACTACTGGAATGGATCGGGAAGCCCGTCATCGTTCTGCTGAACCAAACCGGCCCCCCCAGGGACCGTGCAGAACAGCAGTGTCTCGAACAACCTTGGAAGGATTACTTCGCTCGGTATGGCTTCGTCAGGGGTGTGCATAGCCTTGATGCATTCAGCCGCTGTTGGGTCCAGGAAGGTATTCTATTCGAGACCATTCAATCGCTGCTCCCTTCTCACGATCGCCAGCTCATGAATCGATTGTTCACCGTCTGGCAAACCGCGAATCTGACCGTCTTCCATGCGGCGATGGAGCAGTGGGCTATGCTGGTGTCACGCGCCGCGAAGTCTCGGGTGATGACCAGGGGTGACGGCTCACCGATGGAAATGCAGAAACAACAGGCCGTCGATGGCCTCTTAAAGGACTTGGTGAACGAGGTTGGAACGACGACGAAAGGGGTCATTGCCTTGCATGGCCTGGAAGGGAATGCGATCGGCGTGATCCAGGCTAGGATGGAACATGTCGAAGTACAACGAGGCTCGCAGAGCCGTGGTGATGCGACCCTCAGTGGGACCGCCATCGGCGGGATCGGTGGAGCCCTGACCAGCGGAGCCTATGCCGGGCTCCATCTTGATGCGGCGACGGGTGGGGTCAGCATGGGCCTGTTCACGGTCGCCGGGGCAGTGGTGGGAGGTGTGCTTGGATTTCTCGGAGGGGAAGCCTGGGCAGAACGGCGGGCGGGGAGTATCCCGACTCCGGTGACGTGGTCGGATGAGTATCTGGATTTGCTGGTTCAAGACGTCATCATCCGGTATCTGGCCATTGCTCATTTCGGCCGAGGCCAAGGACAGTATGTTGCCGATCCCGAAGATCCCAGGTTCTGGATCGAGAACGTGAAAACCTTGGTTTCGAAGCACCACACCACCTTGCACGACGTGTGGGCACGCTTACGGGGGCAAGATCTCGTAGCCAAAACGGAAGAGCAATCCACACAACTCACGGCGTTGTTGACATCCATCACCCTCAAACTGCTTTGGAGCACCTATCCTGCCTCCAAACGGTTTCTGAACCGCCTGGGATAA
- a CDS encoding NnrS family protein, which translates to MTPNEIQMAGQSAATVPQEDDEPTFPPYEGPAFLSYGFRPFFLGAALFAALSVLVWVALFAGKTQAVFLYSPREWHVHEMLFGYLPALIAGFLLTAMPNWTDRMPLRGAPLLTLFLPWLAGRLLVAVPLPGASAAAVVDGAFLVILATYVWREIVAARSWDRAPIGVLVSFIAGANILFHVAALRGMPTDLPERLALSVMTMLLTIIGGRLASTFTREYLADRNVFRLPEVFSQTDGGAIILVLVSVISWIIGPESMWTGTALFVAGVASVVRLFRWGGWRTWKEPLVLILHIGYGWVALFLIALGASILGVGFSPENAVHLLTTGAMGAMTLAVMTRASLGHTGRPRHADGFTVSMYVLINVGALLRILVPNIDIPTALTYTLLGLSALCWSGAYLLFAWVYGPYLIRPSLDEVAKA; encoded by the coding sequence ATGACACCAAACGAGATTCAGATGGCTGGCCAGTCAGCTGCAACCGTGCCGCAAGAGGATGACGAACCGACGTTTCCTCCCTACGAAGGCCCGGCGTTCTTATCATATGGGTTTCGCCCGTTCTTCCTGGGTGCTGCGCTGTTTGCTGCGCTATCCGTCCTTGTCTGGGTTGCCTTGTTTGCAGGGAAGACTCAAGCGGTCTTTTTGTATTCCCCGCGTGAGTGGCACGTTCATGAGATGCTTTTCGGGTATCTGCCGGCCTTGATTGCCGGATTCTTATTGACGGCCATGCCTAATTGGACGGACCGAATGCCGTTGAGAGGGGCACCGTTACTGACCCTGTTTCTGCCGTGGCTGGCAGGACGGTTGCTCGTGGCAGTGCCTCTACCGGGAGCCTCCGCTGCCGCAGTTGTCGATGGAGCTTTTCTAGTTATCTTGGCTACCTATGTCTGGAGGGAAATCGTTGCAGCTCGCAGCTGGGATCGCGCACCGATTGGTGTGCTGGTCAGTTTTATTGCCGGCGCCAATATTCTCTTTCATGTGGCTGCGTTGCGTGGCATGCCGACAGACCTTCCCGAACGGCTGGCGCTCTCCGTCATGACGATGTTATTGACGATCATCGGAGGACGTCTCGCTTCCACCTTTACGCGTGAGTACCTGGCTGACCGGAACGTATTCAGACTGCCGGAGGTATTTTCTCAGACTGATGGAGGCGCAATCATTCTTGTGTTAGTGAGCGTCATCAGCTGGATCATTGGTCCGGAAAGTATGTGGACAGGAACCGCGCTTTTCGTAGCTGGGGTGGCGAGCGTGGTACGTCTTTTCCGCTGGGGAGGGTGGAGGACCTGGAAAGAACCACTCGTGCTGATTCTGCATATCGGGTATGGATGGGTGGCGCTGTTTCTCATCGCCCTTGGGGCATCGATTCTAGGGGTTGGCTTCTCTCCTGAAAACGCGGTTCATCTCCTCACCACTGGAGCGATGGGCGCGATGACGCTCGCGGTGATGACTCGCGCGAGTCTTGGCCACACGGGACGACCGCGGCATGCTGACGGGTTTACCGTGTCGATGTATGTGCTGATCAATGTTGGGGCGCTCCTGCGAATCTTGGTTCCCAATATCGATATTCCTACGGCTCTCACCTATACGCTACTTGGCCTCTCTGCGCTCTGTTGGAGTGGGGCCTACCTGCTCTTTGCGTGGGTCTATGGCCCGTACCTCATCCGGCCAAGCCTGGATGAAGTAGCGAAAGCATAG